A window of Glycine soja cultivar W05 chromosome 13, ASM419377v2, whole genome shotgun sequence genomic DNA:
ttAGATTTATGTTCAAGAGatacttattttatgttttatgttatAATAacgtttcttttttttcttattttttaattcactagTTTTCAAACAAATATCCAACAAATAATGGGCACTTTATTAAACGGGCGGATAATGGGTATAGCCTCTATCACATTCATACAAAATCagcatcaaaatattttttatattaacaagaaaattaaaaaaatcagatataaaagattctttttataataaaatattaaaatcaaaacatataATAGAGAAacgtaatataattttattattttcttaatattttgtaaaaaagtcaaatgtaaaaataaatacattttaataaaaattattagacgATTAGTAAAAaaagcataataaaaaaaagattcttGCAATATCAATAGTTTAATATGAAAGATTCCCATTTAAAGTTTCGACCGATAGGGGACGACTGTTTGGGCCTTTggctaatatatttaatttggataaaagaAGTACAAATAATGCAAACGAACCAGACAAAGAAACATAAGAAATCAGACTTGAACGTGCAGTTATGCATTCGAGATGGATTTGAATCAACGGGTGCTTTTACAACATTACACACTCACAAAAAAACAGTCTTAACGTATAAAAAAAGGCTTGCATATTGTAAATTTAGCTTTAAGAATTGTGGGATGCAACTGTAAGATgtgcaattattttttacaagaaaACACAAAATCTTATGTGTTTTAgttaaagagtaaaaaaaatcataaaaaaattacttttaagaatatattgaaaattatagtAAAGCATAATTTAAATGTTTGTGTATTCCACCAGCCCCTACGAAAGTCATTGCATTTACATGGAAGATGATTCTCAACAAGATTCAAACAAAACAGAGCCTATGCAAGAAAAACATACGTTCGAATAATATGGACAATTTGTGCACGTTTTGTAATCAAGTGGATGAAAACACAACACACCTTTTGTTCTCTTGCAGGTATCATATGAGGTATAGATCCTTTCTTACTCTTGGGCCAGATCTCAACAGGCACTATACTATACCACAGCATGTTGGAACAATTAATGGGAGCAATGACGAAAAAACGTGGTGGGGGGTGTGGCTAGCTACGATGTGATTGATCATTATGACTGCAAAGGAAATTTGTGACCTTCAACAATGAACAAGTAAATTAGAGCATGTGGTTAACACAATTAAATTCAGCTCCTGGTCATGGTTAAAGGTAAAGTTAAAGGGTTTTCGGTTCCATTGCATGATTGGTCTTTAGAATTGAAATTGTGTTCAATTATCAAactttcaaattagtttttaaactcTTACAAGTTTAAGTTTATGATTCTAGACAAAGAAAATAAGTTAatgatatcaattttttttagtaaacttTAAACTTGTGTAAACTCACACACAAACTGTTGAGCTGAGAAACAAATAAGCAACTTTAACATCAAATGTAATTTTTCAGAGTGAGAATGTTTATTAGGACTCAAatgatttaaagaaattaattcttttttatatgctTTTACTTTAAGAACTCatgtttttatgaatttatatacgatttaatttgttatttatgtaGTTTGATCTTATTTAGCACTAATatactattatattttattattgtgatttactattttctttattataaaattgaaatgttgtatgcatattttttattaataaattattttaatattattttttaaattagataaatttttataagtttacGACTCAATAAGTCTATGAAAGTTAAAGTTTCACGAGTTTATATTGACCCTTGGATTTGACAATCATGACTGTTCACTATAGCTAAAATCACATTAGTATGGTAAGATTACACATTCAATGGGAGGATTAGGCAAAATGCAGGTATACAGTATTTGCACAAGGGAAATAGTATGCAgaatagatattttattttgctcGGCAATAAGAGAATATATATTAATCAGCACAAGATGTGCAAAGACTACAAACATAGCATATACACCCAACAAGCTCTCTAAACAGAGAGTTTACAATATCCTCCTAAATCTTGGCCAATACCAAGTCCATGCACGATATAAATTTTGCAACAAGTAAGCACAAAAAAATTCGAATCTTTGCCTATGCAGACCATGATTGGACGCATAAGAGAAGATACAAATGTATCAACAAAGCAATATTTCCTTGTTGTATGCCTTCACTTATGCCATAATTGCTCTGGGTCAGGTTAAACTCCATCAAAAAATAACTTTGTTTCTAAGTAACCATATGTTCCAAATAAATGCGCTCCATCCTGCATGCCACCATGAATTGGCATTGGTGCTGGTGCCCTAGTTCCCCTTGAATTTTGCCAAACTTGGTGTCGTGCATCTTGTGGCAGTGCTGAAGTGATGCCAAAAAGGCTATATCACCTCTTCCAAATCAAGTGTGTAAAATTGAAGAATAAGTGCTCTACATCTTCCATGGATTGATGACAAAACACATGATAAAAAAGGCACTTGTAAGTTGTACCCCAACTTTATCTTGgtttggctgataaaaaaaatagtaaagtatgttaattatgtttttggtttaattggaaattttaacatttattttttattattttataaattttatcacctaaattttttaatttttatgtattttatcacCGTTAAagaaagaaggataattttgatttttgacatttgttgtaattataatttttatattaattataatcataactaatgtaaaaagttatttttttatatagattataactacaataacaatatataaaaatttaaaaaatagattttttttatcttttgttatcaACGTGAtagtaaaatacataaaaataaaaaacttaaatgataaaatttataaaatattgaaagttgaatgataaaatttataaaaataaaatttgagccctaaaattcataaaataatagaagtttaatggtaaaatttactattaaacctattttttttaataaaactttaatttttttctttaattaacgCTTTTTAACATTTCCATTTAAGATAGAGGTGATGGAAATTAGAAAAGAAGTTCAATAAGTTAGTtgggaaataataataataataataatgataataatatgaTCAATATCAAAAAATTAAGTGTTGGATGGAAACTAAAATAAGTGTAGTAGTTATAGAGTTTATTCATCTATTCTCCGGAGTAGTTTTCATCATAATTTTCTCTATATATCTATACTTCtacttttaaactttttttcttttcattttattttcaattaaacaaaaactgtaCATCATCATCTACATTTCCCCCCTCTGTTTTCTATTCTGTCGTACAACCACACCATTGTTTTTTCACGTAACGATTTACTGTAAACAAATCAAagcatcatttaaaaaataagttataaatatGGTTATATTCCTTATCTTTGAATAGAGACGaagttcattttaattttcatccgGATTTCTTAGCTTAATCGCTGTTAGCTGATAAATATTAGAGTTAGAGGTTTCTTGTTAGACGGGGCTTTGCCCTTGCTACTATTattcattcataaaaaatagtaaaataaaagaggaTAATGTAGCCCACCACCCAACGCCGTTTAAGCGGCAAAGCGTCGTTGATAGCAAGAAGAGGCCAGAGTCGTTTTAAATCCAATTTTTCCATGTCGTTCGCATCATCATTCTCGATGCTCCGCCACCGCGCGGTGGCGGCATACGCGCCCACTCTCCTCCTCCGCCGCTTCCGCTGTCTCCCAACGATCGCCGCCagacaccaacaacaacaacaaaaccctAACAAACAAGCTGCTGCCCCGAGCCGCAACCTCCTGAAGGCGAAACAAACACTGAAAGAGTATTCCTGTCTTGCCCCTGTCCTCTCCCTCGAAGACAGCCCTCCTCTGACGGAATCCCAGGCCATCGGCGTGGTGGCGGCGTCGCAGGCCAACTTCATGCGCGTCATCGTCCCCGAAAATGACGAACCTTCTGGAAGCTTCCGCGGGGTGGAGATTCTCTGCGTGGTGAGGGCGCTGCTGAAGAAGATTAAGCGGAGGGTGATGGTCGGGGACAAGGTTCTTGTGGGGTCCATCGATTGGGTTGACCGCAGGGGCATGATCGAGAATGTCTTCCAGCGAACCTCCGAGATTCTCGACCCTCCCGTTGCTAACGTCGACCAACTTCTCGTGCTTTTCTCGCTCGAACACCCCAAGCCTGAACCCTTCACCCTCACGCGCTTTCTTGTCGAAGCTGAATCCACCGGAATCCCTCTCATGCTCGCACTCAACAAGACGGAGCTTGTGGATAATGAGGTGAGTCAGCTTCACGCATTCTCGGCATTCTCATTGTTTCTTACTTATGCAGtcttagttattattatattaattagagCTCTGTTTGGATAGAATCAATTTCTCCACAAGTAATAGATAAGTCAATTGAATTGAGCTTTTTTTATAAGCTATATACTCAATTTATACACTTATAATTAGTTCAGATTAATTTATATACTTCAGGTTTTAGAGAATTTAGGTGAGAAATCTTTTATAAAAGTTAGATGTGCAAATTGATTTTAGCTTTTTGGAGATGCtcatttcattttatcttcccaTCTTTTTTTTGCAAGAGTTTATGGAAAACTTTATCTAATTAGTGTAATGTGTCTGGTGGTATGTTTAGCTGTGTTGTGAAATTTGCGATCTAGCTGGGATTATTTTCTGGTGTGAAGAAATTTATTGCTTTTGGCTTTTGTTTCTTGTGTAGATCATTAGTTCATGGAAGGCTAGGTTGCGCAGCTGGGGGTATGAGCCGGTTTTTTGCAGTGTTGAATCTGGACATGGACTTGATCTTCTTGGTTACAAGTTGAGGGATCAAACGACAGTGATTGTGGGGCCTAGTGGAGTTGGGAAGTCTAGTTTGATCAATGCCCTTAGAAGCAATCCTTCCGATGCTGCGGAAGGGGATAATTGGTTTGAGCCTGtgggttttgttgttgtgtttgggtGTTTTTTGATGTCTTATACAGTGTGTATTAGAgtttgatatttgttacttgTGGATGGGTGTTGCTTTACAGATTTTGGGAAGCAAGTGGCTTGAGGATCAGCGAGTTGGGGAGGTTTCGACCAGAAGTGGTAGAGGGAAGCATACTACTCGTCATGTCTCTCTACTTCCATTGTCTGAAGGGGGTTTTCTTGCTGATACTCCTGGATTTAACCAGCCTAGTTTATTGAAAGTGACAAAGCAGTCTCTTGCACAGACTTTTCCTGAAGTTAGTAATTCTTATGATGTATTTGAATAAATTCAGGGTTAACATGATTTTTCCTGTTTTGatttatgttatattattttcccCCTGTTCAGATCAGGAAAATGCTTAGTGCCAATGAGACTGAGAAATGTTCATTTAACAATTGCTTGCATCTGGGTGAACCTGGGTGCATTGTGAAGGGAGATTGGGAAAGATATTCCTACTATTTTCAACTTCTTGATGAAATCAGAATCAGGGAGGAGTTCCAGCTCAGGACATTTGGAACTAAAAGAGAAGGGGATGTAAGGTATGATATGAGCAATGCGTCTTTGTTGATTGAAAACCAATGCTTCTCAGTTAATTGAAAAGTATGATGCTTTGATCAAAGAGTTCAATTCTGggatttttattcattaataaaatcaatattccGAGCAGTTTTTGTTATTACAAGGGTTTTACATATTTAATGGCTGATTCTTATTCTTTACATGTTAATACATAGATATAAACATGAATCTCACAGCACAATgctaatttatttatgataattacCATGGTATTTACATTTTAGCCCATGAAAGAAAGTACTAAATTGCTTAAAATGTCCTCAACATGGAATATGGTTTATCTATTGGCTTTCTTTGTCCGTCAATCTTTGCATGCCCTTGTTAACATTGTGGGGGAAACAAAAAGTTTGTGAAAGTATCAGTAGAAGTATTTTTCCTGGAATATGCAGTAATGCAAAAGATCTTTTACCAGATTATCTGTGTATTGTTGCAAGTTGAACTTCCTACAACATAGTGCATGTCAGACTATCCGAAAATTGTTGCGATGTTTCTGACAGTGACAACCACCGTAATAATGCTGCTACTTACACAATATTATGATGAAACACAATTCTATTGTCTTTTTTATCTTGGGAAATTATTGAATCAGTTACCACATTGCAGGTTGAAAATGGGAGACATGGGTGTTCAGCAAGCAGAACCACGCTTGGAACCTAAGAAGCATAGGAGACAATCTCGGAAAAGCATTAACCAGTCAATTTTAGATGAATTGGATGATGATGACGACGACAATTTGCTTGATGAGGAGAATGATCCTATTTTAAGGGCGCTATTTCGTTAATCCCCAAAGTGTGCTCAGTGTAAATAGTTCATTTCTGCGCGCCTTCACTTGTATCTCTGAGTCAGCTGAGTTCCTATTACTGaagttcatttatgttttgtttgaccTAAGTCTCTGTCAGGTAGTCTCAATCGTGTATAGTTTGTACAAATTTCACTGATGGACACACTTTTGAATTCTGATGACTGAAAGGTTAATCCATACTTATTGCCTACAAAATTATTGAAGTGACATCCCAAAGTCTAAACACTCgttaatatttacatttttgtaaaaaaaaaaataaaaaaaaaatatatatatatataaggtggGCCAACAAACTATTTTGTTTTGTCCCACCGTTGGTCCATCCAGTTGATGGGTTAGATAGGACGGATCAATGCAGGAGTGTtactaggtgcacccagcatttaattaaaatatcaaaattgtcCCTATACTTTTTTCGCATTTGTGATGGTGTGTGTGAGGGTGATCCGTAAAtcgtacggatcaagttgatccataagattgatacggatcaacttgatttgtAAGTCTTTTACAGAACAATACGGATCAACATGATCCGTAAAAgtcttatggatcaagttgatccgtaaaaagcTTACGGATCATGTTCATTCGTATTGTTTCGTAAAAGgcttacagatcaagttgatccgtaaggtttctacgaatcaagttgattcgtaagccttttacggatcaacttaaatGGCTTACGGATCAAGGATATTTTCGTCATTTTACCTTAAGTGCTGGGtacaccagcaataatgctgggtgcacctagcaacaccctcaATCCAGGTTGAATGAACTAGCCCGCCCCACCACTTTTGGATGGTTTGTATACTCAAGACTCAGGCTATAATGTTCTCGGGTTTGTTTCACTACAGTAAACTAACAAGTGTTGTGGGTTCATGTATTTGTCAGGTTTGTGAAGGATTAGCCGAAACTTACATTTGAAACTGTTTGTGGTTCATGAATTAAGGGAGCTTTAGTGCTTACTTATGCTCTCAACCAGGAACTGTAGCTTAGAGTGTGCACATGTTTAGCTCCATCAGAGAAACAAGCtttcctttgtttttgtttttttttttttaaagtaaacgATTCTTCCATTCCGTGAACAAATACCCAGATTTGTGGCCttaaatttgtgaattattATAGACAAGGAACTCTAATGTCATTAGCTAATGAGAAACTGTCATGTTGCAATAGGAAGACATACGCTTCAGTTTAGTAATAATCACTATTCTTCCACGTGTAATACATGTTTGATGTGTGCTTTGTACTTATGAGATGAGAAAAATAGTATCAGTATCACATTCTTTGAAATATATTCAGTGTTACAGCTAAAACACTTCCAGTAGACAGAAACGCGATGAATAGATTACCAACAAGCAGCTCGAGAAGCACAAGTACCACAACTACAACCCAACAAGTTAAGAACACAAGCCATTTGCATCACATTTCGATGCTCAGCAAGAATTATTAACCACCAAAATCGaagcaacaaaaagaaaattacaattTCCAGATAAAGAGTGTATCtataaaagaaaagagtaaTGTTGGTTTCACAATCCGACCATACTTTGAATAGTGTATGAAATCATTGGCTACTCTGCCATGAGAATGATTAATCTAACACACTAACCCGACCAACAGTGAGATATACAAGAAAAGAGTAATGTTGGTTTCACAATCCATGTGGGGGTGCAAGAAGGGTGGAAGAAAgtgagatataaaaaaaaatggatgtaaaaaaatcaaaactcaaAGCGAACAGATATAACCTTTGCAGTCCAAAGAAGTAAAGTACATTGTAATATCCAATGAAGGGGAAAGGGAGGGAAGAAGAGTAAGATATACAAAATTCTGCCAAAgcatgaaattttttaactcAAGAAAATACTAGCACTAAGATATGTCAAAGAAGCCTACTTCTTAACCGACTTCTTCTTTGAGCTTACATTCGGAGATGGTTGAGGCTTTGGATGCTTCTCTAACTCACTTGGATCCAACCACTTGAGAGGATGGTGGTTGAAGAAGGGCCAATTAGGGACAGTCACCAATGTGGTGAGAACCACACCACCAGCATATATGAGGATCATCATTTGGAAAGAAGCCATAAGATATCCTGTTGCAAATGCAATCACAGCAAATGCAACAATTATTAGCTGCATTAGCTGCTCTGTTATCTTTTGCCCTTGCCAGTCCATCTAATGAAGCAAAAACATAAGGAAAAATACTCAGAAACCTTATAAATCCAAATAACaacaatggaaagaaaaaaaaaaactactttagATCTACAGCATGCTACTGCTACAAGATGCACAACATACTGGTAGTCATATGATTATACCAGAAAACACAATCTACATAAACTATGCAGATTACAATAATGAAATCATCCAAGGGTATCTTTCTCGGTAATAAAACAAGAATCTCTTCTGtctttatttgaaatattttatattctattCATTAACTGCCAGACAAAACATGAAACAGAATCATCCAAACATCAAGTAAAGTTCATTCTTCAGAGCCCTTGACAAACATCAAGCCTAATAATCAATCACAATCACGATGGAGGTTGAGACCGGACTAGgactatgaaaattaaaatagatataCTGCCAAAGTCAAATACATCAGAATGTGGAATTGCATAGAAGTAATGTATGTTCTATACTTATTATAAAGCCACAAAGAACCAAAACATTTTGAACAGCAGCTGCATGCCACAAAGGTCTCAACAAATCTAGGACTAGATGTCACTTTTACggttcaaaattgaaaaagggGAAAGAAAAACTCTAATCTCTGTACTCTGTAGTTGAAATTGAAAAAGGGTTGCTCAGAGATCGATGAGACTTTCGCTAAGGTTCACTTCACCAAATCCTCTAAAAATACAACTGTAATTGGCAATAACTGTGTCCCTAACACAAAAACACTAATCGTAAAAGCAAAGCCTAAACgaaattccaataaaaaaattgatatagttAAACAAAGACATAAGATAAATAATGCAGAAACAAGACATTTCTTATAGTGTTTTGAAATGGGGTTTCCTACAATAGGGTAACCCGAATAAGAAGAGATTCAGGAAATGAAAAAATCGCAGCCAAACGAAAGAGTGGTTATCGATTTTGGCGACAAAAACAGTTTTCTTATGGCAGTCAAGCACAACAGTGaatgataaataaaacaataaaagaaagaaagaaagaagagtcTTAGTCATCATACCTTTGGTTTTTGGAAGATGATGGAATGCAGAATAAGAGTTGAAGGAAAACCAACTCTACTCGGTCAAAGATTTGACCAGCGACCGCGAGCGAGGCATCTTATGGTTACGGCAAATGGAGTTTTAGCACATATATTTGGGAAagctatttttcttaaaatagatttaagctttttttaaatattactttttaattactaaattatttattgaaaattattgatgaGGTACATTTGTAACGTTAACTATTAGAGTTTAATAGATATTAATGCACACGGTTTTATGTTGTCAAtttaatatgacttttaattaaatgataaagaaaaacaatttttcattatgggtacatttattattatttatcctaACTATTACTACtttcttgtgatttttttatatttatttttattttgaaaatagtattagaaaatataaaatataaaatatttatattaataatgaacAAAGCTTAACTCATTAACCAATGTTTGcaaaattgttcaaaatattataGTAGTTTTTGACACTTATAGAACAATTATGCAGATATCAATCAGTTCTTAACTTTCACTAATCTATTAGGCTGACATTACTAGGGTGTTTGATTTAGAGGATTAAAAATACATTGAATTAAATGTAAGAGGTGTAggtcttaacaaaaaaaatcatcttcaaAAACAAACACGACCTTAGTGTTCATATTTATTTCGGCACGTGTACTTTTCCATTATCGTATATACCAACTTCGCATAATTGTATTTATATGTAATGTGTAATGAATTAGTTAAGGTTAGCTCAATAATTTATGAAGTTTATTTTCGTCGGGAGACATTTTCTAACAATCCCCAACTTCACCAAGTTTGCTCACATAATATATCCAAACGAATTCATACGTTTGGAGTCATTGTAATGAATTAGTTAAGGTTAACTCAATAATTTATGAAGTTTATTTTTGTTGGGAGACATTTGTTAACAATTCCCAACTTCACCATGTTTGCTCACATAATGCATCCAAACGAATTCATACGTTGAGTCattgtaattaataattgatGCTAGATTTTGAACAACTTTTTCcgtaagttataaaatttaagtattcAAGTGAATTTAACTTGATAATTAAACGTACACCGAACAGGTCCCGAGTTCAACCATTAACCATAGTATTCTACCAGAATTTAGAACGATCAAAACTTAGCCAATTGAACGACGATGATGATCCATCAGTTGATTCGACATTTTGAAAACATGAAAAATGCCGTCAAAGATATAGTATTACGGGTTGCGTTATGTAGCCCAATTGCTCTCCAATGTCCAGAAGCACGCATCTTCTCAACTACGCCCTTTCATTTTTCTCACTCGCAAAATCAAAAATAACAAGAGTCTACTTCCGTAAATGCCCAGCAGCAGGGATCCACCCACACAGTAATTGAAACTAAAATCAATCATCCAATT
This region includes:
- the LOC114382196 gene encoding small ribosomal subunit biogenesis GTPase RsgA 1, mitochondrial-like isoform X2, whose protein sequence is MSFASSFSMLRHRAVAAYAPTLLLRRFRCLPTIAARHQQQQQNPNKQAAAPSRNLLKAKQTLKEYSCLAPVLSLEDSPPLTESQAIGVVAASQANFMRVIVPENDEPSGSFRGVEILCVVRALLKKIKRRVMVGDKVLVGSIDWVDRRGMIENVFQRTSEILDPPVANVDQLLVLFSLEHPKPEPFTLTRFLVEAESTGIPLMLALNKTELVDNEIISSWKARLRSWGYEPVFCSVESGHGLDLLGYKLRDQTTVIVGPSGVGKSSLINALRSNPSDAAEGDNWFEPILGSKWLEDQRVGEVSTRSGRGKHTTRHVSLLPLSEGGFLADTPGFNQPSLLKVTKQSLAQTFPEIRKMLSANETEKCSFNNCLHLGEPGCIVKGDWERYSYYFQLLDEIRIREEFQLRTFGTKREGDVENGRHGCSASRTTLGT
- the LOC114382196 gene encoding small ribosomal subunit biogenesis GTPase RsgA 1, mitochondrial-like isoform X1, which gives rise to MSFASSFSMLRHRAVAAYAPTLLLRRFRCLPTIAARHQQQQQNPNKQAAAPSRNLLKAKQTLKEYSCLAPVLSLEDSPPLTESQAIGVVAASQANFMRVIVPENDEPSGSFRGVEILCVVRALLKKIKRRVMVGDKVLVGSIDWVDRRGMIENVFQRTSEILDPPVANVDQLLVLFSLEHPKPEPFTLTRFLVEAESTGIPLMLALNKTELVDNEIISSWKARLRSWGYEPVFCSVESGHGLDLLGYKLRDQTTVIVGPSGVGKSSLINALRSNPSDAAEGDNWFEPILGSKWLEDQRVGEVSTRSGRGKHTTRHVSLLPLSEGGFLADTPGFNQPSLLKVTKQSLAQTFPEIRKMLSANETEKCSFNNCLHLGEPGCIVKGDWERYSYYFQLLDEIRIREEFQLRTFGTKREGDVRLKMGDMGVQQAEPRLEPKKHRRQSRKSINQSILDELDDDDDDNLLDEENDPILRALFR
- the LOC114382197 gene encoding probable signal peptidase complex subunit 1; translation: MDWQGQKITEQLMQLIIVAFAVIAFATGYLMASFQMMILIYAGGVVLTTLVTVPNWPFFNHHPLKWLDPSELEKHPKPQPSPNVSSKKKSVKK